Genomic DNA from Halobaculum sp. CBA1158:
ATGACACAGGACGATCGAACGGACGATGGAACGGACGGCGAGGGAAGCGACGGAACCAGCGATACTGACGCCGACCAGCACGACGCTGCCGATGATTCACACGAATCCGCGGCAGTAGACGAGTCCCGAGCAGTAGATCCCTCCGGAACGGGCGGTGAATCCGGGGGGGCGGACGAGTCCGAGCGGACGGCCGGTGAGTCCGAGCCGACGGCAGATGAGTCCGGGTCGATCGATGTGTCGACCGACGACGCGTCGTCTCGAGGGGTCACTCCAGATATCGAGGACACTCCGGATGCCGGTGACACCCCGGATATCGGTGACGACAGCGGCTCGTTCCGATTCGGATCTGGATCACGCTCGCGTGCGGACGTGGATTTGGACGTCGACGATCTGGATGTCGACGAGGTACTCGGCGACGACGACGAGGCGAGCACCGGACTGTTCGACGACCTCCTCTCGGGCGAGCCGATCTTCGAGAACAAGGAAGTCCTCCGACCGTCGTACACTCCTCATGAACTCCCTCACCGCAACGATCAGATCAACAAGATGGCGACGATCCTCGTGTCGGCGCTGCGTGGGGAGACGCCGTCGAACATCCTCATCTACGGGAAGACGGGGACCGGTAAGACCGCCTCCGCGAAGTTCGTCTCCCAGGAGCTGGAGTCGACCTCCCAGAAGTACGACGTTCCCTGCGAGGTTGAGTACATCAACTGCGAGGTGACCGACACCCAGTACCGGGTGCTCGCACAGCTCGCGAACAAGTTCATCGAGAAGAACGAGGCGGTCATCGACGACCGACTCGACGACCTCCGCGACCTCCGCTCGGAGGCGACGGACCGTCCGGACGCGTTGACCGACAGCGAGTTCGACGCAGTCGCCGACATCGACGACCGGATCGCCGACCTCGAATCCGACCGCGAGGAGATGGAGGAGGTGCCGATGACCGGGTGGCCCACCGACCGCGTCTACTCCACGTTCTTCGACGCCGTCGACTACCACGAGCGCGTCGTCGTCATCATGCTCGACGAGATCGACAAGCTCGTCGAGAAATCCGGCGACGACACGCTGTACAACCT
This window encodes:
- a CDS encoding orc1/cdc6 family replication initiation protein, producing MTQDDRTDDGTDGEGSDGTSDTDADQHDAADDSHESAAVDESRAVDPSGTGGESGGADESERTAGESEPTADESGSIDVSTDDASSRGVTPDIEDTPDAGDTPDIGDDSGSFRFGSGSRSRADVDLDVDDLDVDEVLGDDDEASTGLFDDLLSGEPIFENKEVLRPSYTPHELPHRNDQINKMATILVSALRGETPSNILIYGKTGTGKTASAKFVSQELESTSQKYDVPCEVEYINCEVTDTQYRVLAQLANKFIEKNEAVIDDRLDDLRDLRSEATDRPDALTDSEFDAVADIDDRIADLESDREEMEEVPMTGWPTDRVYSTFFDAVDYHERVVVIMLDEIDKLVEKSGDDTLYNLSRMNSELENSRISIMGISNDLKFTDFLDPRVKSSLGEEEIVFPPYDANQLRDILQHRSDIAFKGDALTEDVIPLCAAFAAQEHGDARRALDLLRTAGELAERSQADLVEEAHVRQAQDKIELDRVVEVVRTLPTQSKIVLFSIILLEQNGVHNVNTGEVFNIYKRLCEEIDADVLTQRRVTDLISELDMLGIVNAVVVSKGRYGRTKEISLSVPIDETEAVLMSDSRLGDIEDVQPFVQARFDN